AAAATAAGCTTCAGCCTATGTTCAACCTTCTTTAGTTCCTCTTTCTTATAACTCAAATCATTCTCTTTGGATTCGCTCAAGACGCCTCTTATAGTTGATATGGGACTTTCAAATGTATTAACAATCTTAACATGATCTAGGATTTCAAGAGGATCGGTTTTATGTGAATCAGTATCTCTGAACTCTCTTAAAGAATTGCGGTTGATGGGAAGCTTTGGATATGAAGCATTAGTCATAGAAACCTGTCTTCCATAACTTGAACTGACAGGCATATCATCTGTATCTGCACATTGACAGTGAAGAATCTGAAAATGCACTATAACGAAATATACATAAACATCATCTACAggaataatgataaaataatttacttctCTGTCTAATCATACAATGAAGCGAAAGATAGTCGTAAAGTTGGGATATGTAAGCTGCAGTACTAAGTTGAGATTGGACCTTGGAGCCAACTAAAGGCCAACAAGTACTAAGCTCCATCCgattcaatttgtttgtcttactttcctttttggtatgtttcaaaaagaacgtcttttttccctttttagccAGATCAAAAGACATTTTGGTATATCCTACATGTCTTGAGTTTAAAACCACAAGCTTCAATAgtccttctttattttttcttaaactccgtgatAAGTCAAAAGTAGACAAATAAATAGATTGAAAACGAGGGAGTATTATTTGATGAGTTACTGTTGGTTTGTCGTTAAGTCTGCTCCATAGAGGATCAGCATCATTAAAATTCCAACTATCAATTCTACTGAATATAGTTACTACTTGCAAAGCTCATAATATGTGAAATCCATGAAGTGGATTTGATTGAGTCCCGTACCTACAGCCGTCGTTTTGAGAGGAGATGTGATCCTCGAAGGTGTTGAATTGTTAATGTCCAAGGAAAGACTTTGAAGGGAAGGAAATGCATTGAAACCCGGATCCATTACCTTGATACGTAACGCGATCAAAGCATCCATCTGTTTATTCAGCAAAGTTACTTCCCTCATGACTTCATCCACCTTATCCTTATAGAAGGTATTAACCTTGTTGAATTCATGGTCTAGTTTGTCAAAGAAGATAATCTCATTTTCTGCTCCTTCAGGAGATGCCAGGAACTTTGTTTGGTAAAATTTTCTGTAGTTTTCGTGTGGCACCGTGTTTACTGCTATCACCTGGTTCTCAATATCACCAGTATTCTGAACACCGCCTTGTAGATTTAGACCACTAAAGTTGCGATACAATGCCAACCTCTGATCTAAAGATGTTGCAGGCGTTTGAGGCTGCTTGCTTTCCTTAAAACGGCGGATCTCTTGTAAAATATGTTTGAGTCCAGTGTAGTCTACATAAGCTTCTATCCACTCTGGGACCATTTCCCTTTTGAATAACTTACCAAACTTCATTCTTGAATGTTATATCTCAAAATTTATACGAAATTAGCAAACGTCTAACCGCGTTGGGGTATATATCTGCAACTTCACATTCAAGATTCCAAATAGTAAACAGAATGTGTGCCATTAACAAGTGATACAGAATATGACAAGTGAAAAATTCAGCatgatcacaaaaaaaaattccagcTTTCAATTAAGTCATAATATCTAAGATGATAGATTatgaagaaaatatgaaaaagggcAATCTCTAAATCTCAAACTAATTAACTGAACAAGAAATATGGAGAAGCTAACTACCATAAATCCAATGTTCCTCCATCAACACACTTTCTAGCCAGAAATAGGAATTTGGGAAAATCACAagttaatatacataaaaacaaaaataaaaattatgataaaaacatacaatttataaaaaatctaGTGTTTTTGTCCCAATATATGAACCCCGCCTAGCCCCGCTTCTTCATCGAAGAGATAACATCACTCAAGTAACTTTTTCTAAGAATATTACTAAACTTTAGCTAAACCAACAATCTCCTAAAATACCCAACTCATCATAATTCAAGAAGCTATATTAGGGgatcttaattaaaatttttgatttccCACCTTGTAATCCCGTCATTAGTATGTACAAATATCATTAAGCGGATAATTGTTTCATAGACGTGACCTAGTAAGCTCAGAATTAGGTCACGTCTAAGATAAATGAAAATACTGTTAATCCTCTTTTAAGCtagaaaaagatatatatatatgtacatataaaaaataaaaattatgtgtaaTTTATCGAAactatacaaattaaaaaacacatgcatgattatatatatacacaacatAATTTGTAAAATAGTCGgtgtaccttttttttttttttttggctatgTGATGCAGAAACTTTGGAAGAGCTGatgatgaacaaattttgcCAATTTATAATTTTGGAAATTGGTTTGCTTGTGTTAACAAACAAATGTCAGCTGTAACGCGGCTGGTTTAGTTAGTTATCATCCGTAAATCTCAGCGTATTACACGTGgaatataatatgattattaatacgtgtttttatttttattttttactttttgttttttatttttttttctttaaaatgtttttaatacATGCATCGAGGTAAGAAAACAAGAGGATCAAACTTTTACGTGAACGTGAAGGTTACATTAGCACTATTAGTTGGTGTTTAGTGAGTAAGGTATTcctaaatattcatatttatattaagtttcgatttaatatataatttataggGTATTTCTAGAGTTGGAGACGTATTTAAAGAGTATTATTCGATTTTCGTGAACTCATGCTTTTTTATTGAGATTATATATAGTAgtgttatattttgtataaatattaaaatatagatGTGTGAATTCATACTATGATAATGCGATAATGATGGGATGCACCTCTCTATGTGAgattagaaatttgaattttatatttatcttgttttattttctaaaaaaaattagatagtACTACCTCTCTTAATAGTTATTGGtagcatttttgacattttaatgACTTTGAATAATAAGCATCTACCTGTCAAACcgatcaaatttatatattagatCAATCTTTTTATAATAGTGCATCCATCATCTAGAAATCTTGAATACGCCTCTGTCTAGAGCATCATTTCAATCGAAAACTGTTGAGAAtatcattaaataataaaagtgtgTTCTCTCTAATAGCTTAAACTTTCAGATTAGATGAGATGATCACACACttcaaaatggtatcagagcagatAAATGTTTCGAGATCTAATTTTATCGTCATCCAAAATTAAATCAGATCCGCACACATATTAAGAGTATcatcaaataataaaagtatGATATCTCTGAAGGAACGATTTTTCTGTATCATCAAATGTGGTGTGAATTTTTCAGGAATTTGATGCTCATTTTCCGGTCCTTATTTGATGCTATAGTAATTCTATACGCAACCTTTTTGTCAaacattctctttttttttcataccagaaataataataattttttatttttcacgaCAGGGGAAAAAATTGACTTCAGTTGGAATGTTATAAAGTTATAAGATTTTTAAGTTTCCTATAttagtatataatataatacaatataaaatgaTTTGTTACAGATTTGTTTagctgtttttttttaatgttgaaaaGAAGCTTTAagcttttcttaaatttttaatgatatattgaaaatttgggaaataagttaaatatattGATAGAAAGAATAACCTTTTCCTAATTCTTCCacaattattttgtaaattGGGATTTGAAATATAGTATCGTGCACACAACATGACAATAGAGCATTCATTTGTGCTACTGGTTTATGATAGCGTGATTTCTTTTTCGtatcaaaaataacaattctgttacgaaactatataaatttaaaaaaagaagaaattggggagaagagaaaaaatttcTTATGTAATGACTCGGATCcgaaaagatcatttttgataatttttaattgtcatttaactaaattaattaacatcggataatttatttatttttaataataataggccaaatttgaaatatttaaatagattaTTAGAAAGTGTTACTTttataacatatataattttaaaaaatggaaaaggaattaattaaataaattcataaaataataataaaaaaaaagggggcAAAGTGCCCTAGGCTATTAAAAAGCCGCATGGCTTAAAGAAACAGAAAGAGAAcgatctggaaaaaaaaaatatgcaggtaagaaaagaaaagaaagggagaaaagaaaaagaaaaaggaggagaaacaacgatatttttatctcgagatatcaaggtaattattcttatcctttctattaaatttttgagtaactaggaatagatttttaggttaaaacttgtataatttatactaatatgtgaacttggggttataaatgtgtataagtattatggttcaatcattggacaatgattagtcTTAATCATTGGACAACGATTACTCCAagattaggattattaatagtggaacgataaatatgaatttgaacattgaaaataagtggtttcagCAAATAGTTTTGTAGTCCGCCATTGGTGTGTAGGGCAGTTAGTTTcggctttaattattttcatttgattatcatattaggattcaagttttgatatattgagatatgtgttaaatagtgggtgcattatgatatataaaaatcattataattatgttattcggagaattaagatttaaccctaaacttgaaattcaaaaaatatgagatttgatcaattggttggaataaaaatttagaaattttattataaatttggatgagttttgggtgtaagctagagatatagcaatatgaatgttgttagtttcgaaatcatatcgtggttatttatttgaatagattttattggtttggaagtcaaccaaaaaaggaaggctcaagttttggagtcattgttcgactatttgaggcaagtggatttctaaactcttgttaagtgtatgaaatgtgtgtatgtccttgtggtatatgttgggagtaacgggatcggtgatgggttgacttgtccacattgattaattctaatgatgaaaagaatggggataacaaaaggcattgtgattaattgtttatgtgtgttgtgttgagaaagggttgaaggcttgttgaatcattgtttatgtaacttcatgtttttgtggttgtgaactgtgcgatgttatgaaaatggtcatctcctcattatatgtgtgaacttgtcatctgcattattctgaggcattggttgtggcAAGTGTTTTGTGCATTGAGAAataatgggtacttaagaggatgtaccatttcgagggacgtatcgcgcgccgcgatggatactatatttcgagggacgtatcgcgcgccgcgatggttactattatcgagggtcgtgtcgtgcgccgcgacagatgcatggacagatatgtcccccatgggtcccggactgagagacagcgggtgtgtatcactaggtcagacatgcatcattatacttgacattgcattccattacattgcacatacttatcattagtgaacttgatattgtgttttgctgatctagtgattgcctttttgcggaacttgtgattgttgaatactgagcttgttattgaggatatataatttgttgaagtgttgttgttgaggatatgtgatttgttgaagtgttgttgttgaggatatgtgatttgttgaagtgtgttattgaggatatgtaaatttttggaagtgttgctattgaggatatctaatttgtttaagtgttgatgttgaggatatataatttgtaaagtgttgttgtggaggatatgtaatttgttaaagtgttgttgtggaggatatgtaatttgtctaaatgtttttgttgagttacgttctatgtaaactgtgagttgttaggttgggctgatgtttatgtaggttgtagttgtggaggttcggttgggggtggtaggagtacccgtatttcatccccttagcttgtgtttagaggtttacttgctgagtaccgtatggtttggtactcaccccttgcttctacaaatttttgtaggttactagcccggactttatgatatattctcttcttttccgaggcttcctggagattttgtgaggtagttgttggtcatctcagcatccctccttactcttgtttatgattttgttctactctagaaacaatatcatatgagacttatattttcttttgatccgattgtaatactttagacgcttgtacacgtgacaaccaggttttggggtataatgtaagttgatagtaaattttccgcatttttattgtaatagttgagttttaggcttacctgtcttggtgggataagacgagtgccatcacgtccatttttgggtcgtgacatcttatttctcttgaagtatattcaagattcatagatctttcacaaatcttatttacaatgaaaaaaaccctttatttataagGAAAATCTTACTTAGTCACCAAGTatgattcctaaccatatccacataattagacattaactataacacaaatatgtttataacaaattcttttttcttttcactaaaggatttttttttttttagagatattaattataacaaattttaatgtaattttacaAGTGAGCGAAAtctaaaaaagatattaaatatataaagacCTTATCCCTATCTTTCAAATAGGAAGGCTATtgattcaataaaaattatgatatagaAAAATGAACAAGGGTATTAATTAAATGTGAAAATGTTATTGAATACTTTCTATGTTCACTTTTTATTGTCATGTTGTATTTCTCGAaagttaatttaactaatttttcaaagttaaattagactgcattaattcaatattgtaaacaaaaaaaattgatattcaaaaatatatatgaaaagtactataaagtgtaattttttgcatattaatatgataaaaattacatcataaaatgttttaattttttataatttaattctaaaaaaatcatgacaaataaaaatagacagaaggagtataatatttaaatgtcaaCTTGCTAAtccttaaaaaaaacttattggCTTCttacattaaattaaattttttttagagacCCATAGGATATATatagatgtattttttttttcaactctcTCAACTGTATTTATGTTGGCAATGATATCTTACACTTATCATCTTATAAACTTATTcaaaacaacatatatatatatatatatatatatatatatatatatatatatatatatatatatatatatatatcacgtTAATTCTTATCCCAAAATAGTATATTCCTTGTAATCCCATTTGGTtgcaatatattattattattattattacatattcTTGGCTATCGAAGTTTcttctaattaattttatattgtgaaattttttaatacaaatcagaattagttgaattttaaaatgaatatcaatgatgaataaaaaaaacaaaaaacaaatgtACGAcataatttaaagtttgaggGCATTACATTAGATTTAATTCTTATTTTGGATAATCATGATGTGTAAAAGCCACGTAATCCATGCTTGTTGCTTTATTGtaaataaatagatatttaaatcatataatgCAAGTTAATAAGCAATCCTCTTATTAATTTGTCTCCACATTCTTTGCAACTATTTATGTCTACGTTTTTATGCTTGttgtattatttaaatttgaaaaaatggtcaaaatccTCCGATCTATTGTCGGATTTCcaattattacattatttttaaaaatagttgtagattatttcttcaaaaaactattatattattttttccaaatcaGTCAAGTTCCAACTTTTTATACAACATGCCTAGTGACTAGTGTCTACTGTAATCCCATACATGGAGTTTCGAGAGGGTAAAGTTACGTAGACCTTACTTTACTCATGGAGATAGAAATATTGTTTTTGCTTAGCTTTAAGTGCGGCAAATTAAAATAGTTATGAATAACAATActgtattgaaaaaaaaacactagTGTTTATCCTATTTACAGGGTACTATTTTCTGACAAGAGAATGCAGTTGAAGCAAGTTTGAACCATGTAATTCCACCAGCACAAGGTGAAACAAATTCAAAGCACAACAGAACAACTGGAAGATAAGACATCATAATTCAAAAGTATTTAGAAGAATAGCTTTTCATGTCTTGCATGGGAAACAAAATTCCAATCTATTTCAATAGCATAAACACAGTTTAGCAGCTTCAACTAGGATGATTGTTTCTCATACATACCCGAGCGTTTATCAATGCCATAGAGGAAGAGCAAATCCTTCAAAAAAAGAACTCAAACATGTATATGAAGAAACTAAAAGTGATGAGAATGCTACAGATATGAAACTTTCATACTCAACAGTGCAACTTCACAAAGTACATGAACAGTTCTGATAGTCACGGAGAACAGATGATCTTGATGTAAGTTCTTGCTTGTTTGCTCAGGGGAGCATCAGGGATGTTTTTTTCCAGAGTGATGAATGTGAAAGAGCTATATGCTCTAGTCTCCGAATTCTAATGCTTTGTGTTTTTCAAGAACTCGTCTTGTCATCAATCAAAGGGAAGACTTGGAAGAAATAAAACTAATATAGTGCAACTTCAACATGCAAAACAGGTTGTTCAGCAAGAGGCCTATGCTATTGTGCAGCTATGGTGCATATTTTAAACTTCTttctttcaaacaaaaaaaaattctaccagAACAACAAAGTTGAAGTTGAAGAAATTATGTTGGATGCTCCACTTCAAGTTGATCAACTGCTCGAACTAATCTCATCACCAGGCTTGATTCCACTGCAGCAAAAGAAATGTGGTAATTTGACTCGACCGCAGACCCTGCAAGTTTATTTGCAAGCAGAAGGATGTTAAGAGAATTAGCATGGAATAGTGTAGACCTTAGATGGAAGACcaagaaagaaaaatggaacCGGGAGCACAACAAAAATCATTGCATTAGACAAGAAAATGAAACATGACATTAAGCAATTGTCTTCCTTACAGAGGACCAAGATAAACATCACTGTGACACATCTAAATCACAAAATTATACAGACCTTTCAAATATCATCAGTTTTTTTTAATGTCCTACTGAATTTTTCTTGTGTCAACAATCATAATCTTATTGTTTATCAATCATTCAAGCAAGATGTTACCTTGGAACAAATCATACTTGAAACCCATCAATTCGGGAGAGCAAAATTTTAGAAGCACACGGTTAGTCTGACTCCTGAGCTAAGATCAGACAGCCGAATAAAATCTCAAAGACTCACTCCATTGGATAGCCAATGCACGCTCAAAAATGAGATATGTAAACACTGTTATCTTTTTGTCgttcttttttcaatttatggGTAGCCCAAGTACACTTTTACTCTTTCATTGCCTTTTTTCCAAGGAGTTCTCTCCCTATCAAAACTTCCCTTTACACAGAGACACGGAGTCCGACTTTCATGCTAGTTTTTGTTCCAACATGATAGTTCCATTACAGGGAAAGACAATCTACTATAATACTTTTTTTGTGCCAAGCCTTGCTTTGGTTTCTGGTTTTGAAAGTGGGAGACATAATAGTAGTTCAGAAGCACCAAGAAAGACATATGTCGATATATCCAATCTTCTGTTGTTTACAAGCTAAATAGAAAATTCAGGATTTTCTCTTACTAGCTAAGCATTTCATTCTTCAATATGTTTCAATTGAGATTAATTTATGGGAAGAAGCAGAATATTGAAATAGTTCTTTTTGATGGCATAAAGCTCTTACTTGCACCGCAAAATCACTGGCACTGGTTTTAGAGCCTTCGGTCCATTTCTTATGCCTCTCTTATGAGGGGAAACCTGCATGATCAAGCATATCCTATCAGCACAACAAAATGTGAACTATATGTAACATGTATACACATATGCACACTCTCGGTGTCACACGAGTGCATGAGCAAATGCAACCTCACAGCATAAGAATTCATCCATCTATACATAGGAAAATTTAAACAAGTGCCCCAAGCTGGCATGCACTATGCAAAAAAGCACAAAGAAAAAGGCAAATGAGGTAGTCTGATTGACAAGGCTCCAACTTGTTAGATAAAGATTCAGAATTTCAACATTCCTTTTTGTGTAGGTAGTTGGATCAATTCTTCAGGAAACTTAGTGTTACACTGTAAATTTTTGCAGACATTTCATGTGGAATATGCACAAGCAAGCAGAAAACCCTCTTCATGAATAAACCTATTAAAGTGTGAAAGGTTGTCAACCTTCCTGCCAATTATTAACAAAAAGTTGGGAGACATTTATATGTGGAGGCCTCCTCAAAGCCATAGGTTTACCAGAATTCAGTTTACAGTCCAAGGGTAGCTAAGATCAGAGTAGGCACTTAGCtaaattgttattaattgtgaataaatagcCAAAATGTAAAGCTATTATACTATAAAATCTTATATCCGGGATCTTAATTTAAGTCTCAACTCCATATTCTTGTATTTAAGCTTAGTTTTACTACCTACTTTCATATCTGGAACTGTCTGGAAATTTCCTGGTCAGATCCAATCTTCGAGAATTGCAGGGGAACAGAAGGCCAAAAGGAAACAAAGAGTAACTACACTTTATCTTAATCTCGTGTATTTGCAAGGGGAATAGAGAAACTTAAGCCACTTCCCAAGTTTCGCCAACCACATAGTAAAGGCCCCAAATGCATTTACAAGACTTTGATTTTCTTAGTGCTTCAATTGGGATGGATTTTTTCCCAGCCGTACTTGTGTTCTCTGATTTTATTCCCCCAATAAAGATCATGATGGTAAGTGATCTCCCTAAAGACGTTCTAAACATCCTGATCTATCATCTACCGAGTCTATCACCTCAcattcaaaaatagaaaaatagaaaagcTGTGCATACATATAAGGTCTTGCTTCACATATTAGCACGAGAGACTTTGCAACGTTACTGATATCAACTCACAACCTAATCAGAACTGAAGACAATAACATCACAGGAACGAATACTTAAAGAGTACAATGTAAAACTCAATACAACAATTAGTCGTGTTGCAACATTGTTCTATATAATCTTTCGAAGCCAAAATACATGGCAATGACAAGCAAAACTAAAGACTCAACAGACAGTTATAACATATTAATCATTAACAACAACTACACCTCTATTTCAAATAAGTTAGGATTGGCTATATGAGTTGTCATTGACCACCTTACTCCATTTAAACTCATCATGTATAATTTGTGaacatcattaaaaaaatctactttttttaatcaaatttcacaTCGAAATATGGCCAAACGCCCAAACTATTGTTTCCAAATCAATATTCTGAAACTCTATAACCACAAAAGAGAACATGCCCCAAAAGAACACTAAGCAATATGGTATCCGAAATCCTGACCGTGAAAATGAACATCAGCCAACAGAAAGTAAACCCAAAACTAAATTTATAACCATAATTATCACtttaaacaatagtaataagaagaaaaaaacaatttaggAAATACAAGAAATAGGCTCTCATTTGAGCTTAATTACAAAGTGAAAAAGGAACGATCTTTTACCTTTTTCTTAGGAACAGCCATTAGCTCCATAGACCCTTTAAGAGAAGGTGAATTTGGGATCATAAATcctatgttgttgttgttgtcgtcgtCGTCATGTTCAGGTAAAACCAACGATGGTGATGAAGGTGTTTGGAGATAAATGGTGCTATCAAGTGGTGGTGGTATGGATATTGCGTGAGAAAATCTTCGAAGACTATTGATGAAATTGGAGCTGCTTCTAAGCTTGGCTACTGTAGACGCCATTTTTGACAGGATGAAGTGACAGAGGTAGGAGAAGGTTAGAGGCCCATATGGGCAATGAATAGTGGGCTTAAACTGTTTAAAAGTTGGGCTTGTGTTCAAGAAAAAGACAGTGGGAAAGGATAATTGAGGCACAAAATGAAAGGCGAAAAAGGAGGAAAAGCCAAACTCAAAAAAATCCTTTTGATTTGATTTGCAGTATAAAATCCCTTAACTGTATGTAAAATCTGTAATCCATGGCTATTCAAACTCCATTACTCATAGTAGGCCCTTTCTCTTGCCAAGAGATCACCAAAAAGAATTCAAGAAAAGACACTTTTACACCAATTGACCCTCTTGCTCTTGTACCCAAATGCAAATCTTTAAGAGACCTCAAGCAAATTCAAGCCTTTTCTATAAAAACCCAATTGCAAAATGATATCTTTTTTATGAGTAAGCTCATAAATTTTTGCACAAAAAATCCAACACCTGCATTTATGTACCATGCTCACCTCCTGTTTGATAAAATTCCACAACCAGATATAGTCCTTTTTAACTTCTTGGCCCGTGGTTATGCTCATAGTGACACCCCATTAAATGCTTTTGTTCTGTTCTTGAAAATTCTAACATTGGGTGTTGTCCCTGATTTTTATACATTTCCTTCTTTGTTGAAGGCTTGTGCAGGTGCTGAAGCTCTTGAAGAAGGTAAGCAGTTGCATTGTCTTTTGATTAAATACGGCCTTAACGGTGATATGTATGTTTGTCCTGCACTTATGAATATGTACATTGAGTGTAAGGACAATGGTTCAGCTCGTCGTGTGTTTGATAGGATAGCTGACCCTTGTGTGGTAACATATAATGCAATCATAATAGGTTACGTGAGAAGCAGCGAGCCAAATGAGGCTCTTTTGTTGTTTCGTGAATTgcaagtgaaaaaaattaagcCTACTGATGTTACAATTCTAGGTGTTGTTTCATCATGTGCTTTATTGGGAACGTTGGGATTTGGAAAATGGGTACATGAATACATtaagaaaaatagttttgaTCAATATGTTAAGGTGAACACAGCACTTATTGATATGTATGCAAAGTGTGGGAGCTTGGCTGATGCGATTTCTGTTTTTGAGAGCATGCCTTATAGGGACACTCAAGCATGGTCAGCAATGATCATGGCTTATGCTATTCATGGGCGTGCTCGTTGTGCAATAACTTTGTTTCAAGAGATGCAGAACACTAAAGTTAATCCTGATGGAATTACATTTTTGGGCCTACTCTATGCCTGTAACCACAGTGGATTGATCGAAGAGGGTTTTAGATTTTTCAATAGCATGACAGAAAATTACAGGATTGTACCAGGGGTGAAACACTATGGATGTATGTTGGATTCATTAGCTCGGGCTGGCCGCCTTACTGATGCTTTTAAGTTCTTAACGGAATTGCCAATTCCACCTACACTTTTACTTTGGCGGACATTGTTAGCTGCTTGCAGCATCCATGGAAATGTGGATTTGGGGAAGCTGGTACTTGAGAGAATCTTTGAACTGGACAAATCACATAGTGGCGATTATGTGATCTTTTCAAACATGTGTGCACGAGCTGGGAAGTGGGAAGAAGTGAATTACATCTGGAATTTGATGAAAGAAAGAGGGATTAAAAAAATTCCTGGATGTAGTTCGATAGAGGTTAACAATGTACTACATGAATTCTTCTCTGGGGAGGTTACG
This DNA window, taken from Solanum lycopersicum chromosome 5, SLM_r2.1, encodes the following:
- the LOC101267992 gene encoding pentatricopeptide repeat-containing protein At2g02980, chloroplastic — encoded protein: MAIQTPLLIVGPFSCQEITKKNSRKDTFTPIDPLALVPKCKSLRDLKQIQAFSIKTQLQNDIFFMSKLINFCTKNPTPAFMYHAHLLFDKIPQPDIVLFNFLARGYAHSDTPLNAFVLFLKILTLGVVPDFYTFPSLLKACAGAEALEEGKQLHCLLIKYGLNGDMYVCPALMNMYIECKDNGSARRVFDRIADPCVVTYNAIIIGYVRSSEPNEALLLFRELQVKKIKPTDVTILGVVSSCALLGTLGFGKWVHEYIKKNSFDQYVKVNTALIDMYAKCGSLADAISVFESMPYRDTQAWSAMIMAYAIHGRARCAITLFQEMQNTKVNPDGITFLGLLYACNHSGLIEEGFRFFNSMTENYRIVPGVKHYGCMLDSLARAGRLTDAFKFLTELPIPPTLLLWRTLLAACSIHGNVDLGKLVLERIFELDKSHSGDYVIFSNMCARAGKWEEVNYIWNLMKERGIKKIPGCSSIEVNNVLHEFFSGEVTCIEHRELHQEVDKLIEKLKLVGYVPDTSIAFRPGLNDEDKEATLRYHSEKLAITFGLLNSPPGKTIRVVKNLRICGDCHSAAKFISLIFKRNIIIRDLHRFHHFEGGNCSCGDFW
- the LOC101261920 gene encoding uncharacterized protein — its product is MASTVAKLRSSSNFINSLRRFSHAISIPPPLDSTIYLQTPSSPSLVLPEHDDDDNNNNIGFMIPNSPSLKGSMELMAVPKKKVSPHKRGIRNGPKALKPVPVILRCKVCGRVKLPHFFCCSGIKPGDEISSSS